A window from Aeromonas rivipollensis encodes these proteins:
- a CDS encoding AhpA/YtjB family protein: MRHLPIKRVISLAAGILLGLWVLVLMIHMQGASQAALHSAARDRAQALVAYAARDMRRWIKEDKESELERLAQDLAAEPDILDVTLYDARGIPLAQSDQAVPLESLLPIGTDNKSLPEQGKGRTQFVQEIQEGNLTLGYLRITLEEQRLLAAQDTHLKVSQEKQRLMLLVMLLAGLLISYGVRRNYMRVRKHKKRSVQNQASADNAPPPGIE; encoded by the coding sequence GTGCGTCATCTCCCCATCAAACGTGTTATCAGCCTGGCAGCGGGGATCCTGCTCGGTCTCTGGGTGCTGGTGCTGATGATCCACATGCAGGGAGCAAGCCAGGCCGCATTGCACAGCGCGGCGCGGGATAGGGCCCAGGCGCTGGTCGCCTACGCCGCCCGGGACATGCGACGCTGGATCAAGGAGGACAAGGAGAGCGAGCTGGAGCGCCTGGCACAGGATCTGGCCGCCGAACCCGACATCCTCGACGTCACCCTCTACGACGCCCGCGGCATCCCCCTCGCCCAGTCGGATCAGGCCGTTCCCCTCGAGAGTCTGTTGCCCATCGGCACCGACAACAAGTCCCTGCCGGAGCAGGGCAAGGGGCGCACCCAGTTCGTGCAGGAGATCCAGGAGGGGAACCTGACCCTGGGCTACCTGAGGATCACCCTGGAGGAACAACGGCTGCTCGCCGCGCAGGATACCCATCTCAAGGTGAGTCAGGAGAAACAGCGGCTGATGCTGCTGGTGATGCTGCTGGCCGGCCTGCTCATCTCCTACGGGGTGCGTCGCAACTACATGCGGGTACGCAAGCACAAGAAGAGATCGGTGCAAAACCAGGCCTCCGCCGACAACGCACCGCCGCCAGGCATCGAATAA
- a CDS encoding alpha/beta fold hydrolase: protein MELLQQSLFVPCGEHRLHVRHIQPGVAVHADPILMVHGAIENGRIFYTESGKGLACFLARHGYQVYVADLRGRGQSTPAIAERAGHGQHELITEDLPALQHWVAARHPAARVHWMAHSWGGVIMASTLVRFPELADQIASLVFFGTKRGVSVQSPERWLKVDLIWNRLAPWLARRQGFLAARKLKIGADDEPLRYLQETIPWVKCGPWQDPHDGFAYDEAAARVSWPPLWMISAKADKVLGHPTDVRRFSVEMGSATRHTRLGRDNGNRLDYDHINMLTAPQAQEDHFPEILAWLLNPQAA from the coding sequence ATGGAACTGTTGCAACAATCCCTGTTTGTCCCCTGTGGCGAACATCGGCTCCATGTGCGCCATATCCAGCCCGGTGTCGCCGTCCACGCCGATCCCATCCTGATGGTGCACGGCGCCATCGAGAACGGGCGTATCTTCTACACCGAATCCGGCAAGGGGCTGGCTTGTTTTCTGGCCAGGCACGGCTATCAGGTGTACGTGGCCGATCTGCGTGGGCGAGGTCAGAGCACACCGGCCATCGCCGAGCGTGCCGGCCACGGCCAGCATGAGTTGATCACCGAGGATCTGCCGGCGCTGCAGCACTGGGTGGCGGCGCGCCATCCCGCAGCCAGGGTGCACTGGATGGCCCACTCCTGGGGTGGGGTCATCATGGCCTCGACCCTGGTGCGCTTCCCCGAACTGGCGGATCAGATAGCGAGCCTGGTGTTCTTCGGCACCAAGCGGGGGGTCTCGGTGCAGAGCCCCGAGCGCTGGCTGAAGGTGGACCTGATCTGGAACCGGCTGGCGCCCTGGCTGGCGCGCCGCCAGGGTTTTCTGGCTGCCCGCAAGTTGAAGATAGGGGCCGATGATGAGCCCTTGCGTTACCTGCAGGAGACCATTCCCTGGGTGAAATGCGGGCCCTGGCAGGATCCCCACGACGGCTTTGCCTATGACGAGGCCGCCGCCAGGGTGAGCTGGCCGCCGCTCTGGATGATCTCGGCCAAGGCGGACAAGGTGCTGGGTCACCCCACAGACGTGCGCCGCTTCAGTGTCGAGATGGGGTCGGCGACCCGCCACACCCGCCTCGGCCGGGATAACGGCAACCGGCTCGATTACGATCACATCAACATGCTGACGGCGCCCCAGGCCCAGGAGGATCACTTCCCCGAGATCCTCGCCTGGCTGCTCAACCCCCAGGCGGCCTGA
- the hupA gene encoding nucleoid-associated protein HU-alpha, which produces MNKAQLVDAIAAKADLSKAQAKVALEEIINGITQSLKEGDAVQLVGFGTFKVNHRAGRTGRNPQTGKEIQIAAANVPSFVAGKALKDAVK; this is translated from the coding sequence ATGAACAAAGCTCAACTTGTCGATGCAATTGCCGCCAAAGCAGACCTGAGCAAAGCTCAGGCCAAAGTTGCTCTGGAAGAGATCATCAATGGTATTACCCAGAGCCTGAAAGAGGGCGATGCCGTTCAGTTGGTGGGTTTTGGTACCTTCAAGGTCAACCATCGCGCGGGCCGCACCGGTCGCAACCCGCAAACTGGTAAAGAGATCCAGATTGCAGCCGCCAATGTGCCGTCCTTTGTGGCAGGCAAGGCGCTGAAAGACGCCGTCAAGTAA
- a CDS encoding PilZ domain-containing protein — MDSEQPLHLIEQLVPLLREKDFDEIFNRLTQNENTNSRFLLKMELKRKCTPCRRVIDMRNELGALCQVYEFEGVTHFMPAEAVEQFQSQCYLYRDSYTLGVYEALQAWYRLNQGRSESLSLPVSPFSPFDVNAIPFASHYGRQEERMHFSSPMVLKLANGEKLQAKSSDISLGGIRVSVPHLPDYQTGDHIEVFFTGLERENPHPLLRDSISYQILGEEQKEGKFWLRLVKSGEHPAFDEFLRDFIERNRSRYRVSVDYLLSAAIIKGYEQFYLPRMTGMPLYFGKGDAPGLEIALRTENNQHILEYWRDAKNRDMLASLFTAARMPSLLPAKGGLRETLIYSFTHSVRSHLYFFSATREELQQSGLTSLFFQVGARRPSWRVYKFSLEACALHEADLDSQRGESHQLQDMLLRERLGQIGYVGLLQEIGLDHQRSEFHYDSQQPNANALQRFGHDTQAPPFEIETLHYVQLRKEARYVHKTAIVLRYQDRAWIGWTRDISAHGMQIELEEAFEGEKGETVTVALPRLQELAKTMDLQRLPYRLVSLNLSRTVLHLCIEGTAERHIGHQFFSLLIESNQNKLKATREHKRYRGMARALRNLYTHHLFNSPVYVNKLKAAARPSAVGMAPRPRSLSRLLQACAGQEKQLNLYPLFQGALLKTVLLDPLRTLAREDKPEEEEVYIASLHSQGGAPLFRSHLASSFSSPEAKRRFIELALQQGEFYSVLVGISRTGRPDTSFIAGELDYIAKFAIHKAKQLEEELWSVVGVGELTDTTEATLFRLGIKPPAK; from the coding sequence ATGGATTCAGAACAACCACTCCACCTGATAGAACAACTTGTCCCCCTGCTCCGGGAAAAGGACTTCGACGAGATCTTCAACCGCCTGACCCAGAACGAGAATACCAACAGCCGCTTCCTGCTGAAGATGGAACTCAAGCGCAAGTGCACCCCCTGTCGGCGCGTGATCGACATGCGCAACGAGCTGGGGGCCCTCTGTCAGGTGTACGAGTTCGAGGGGGTGACCCACTTTATGCCCGCCGAGGCCGTCGAGCAGTTCCAGTCCCAGTGCTACCTATATCGGGACAGCTACACGCTCGGGGTCTACGAGGCGCTGCAAGCCTGGTACAGGCTCAATCAGGGGCGCAGCGAGAGCCTCTCCCTGCCCGTCAGCCCGTTCAGCCCCTTCGACGTCAACGCCATCCCCTTCGCCAGTCACTACGGCCGGCAGGAGGAGCGGATGCACTTCAGCTCCCCCATGGTGCTCAAGCTGGCAAACGGGGAGAAGCTCCAGGCCAAGAGTTCGGACATCTCTCTCGGCGGGATCCGGGTCTCGGTCCCCCATCTGCCCGACTACCAGACCGGCGACCACATCGAGGTCTTCTTCACCGGCCTGGAGCGCGAAAACCCCCACCCCCTGCTGCGTGACTCGATCAGCTACCAAATCCTGGGAGAGGAGCAGAAAGAGGGGAAATTCTGGCTGCGGCTGGTGAAGAGCGGCGAGCACCCCGCCTTCGACGAGTTCCTGCGCGACTTCATCGAGCGCAACCGCAGTCGCTATCGGGTCAGTGTCGACTACCTGCTGTCGGCCGCCATCATCAAGGGATACGAGCAGTTCTACCTGCCGCGCATGACCGGCATGCCGCTCTACTTCGGCAAGGGCGACGCCCCTGGCCTCGAGATCGCCCTGCGCACCGAGAACAACCAGCACATCCTCGAGTACTGGCGTGACGCCAAGAACCGCGACATGCTCGCCAGCCTCTTCACGGCGGCGCGCATGCCCTCCCTGTTGCCCGCCAAAGGGGGGCTGCGAGAGACCCTGATCTACAGCTTCACCCACTCGGTGCGCAGTCACCTCTACTTCTTCTCCGCCACCCGCGAAGAGTTGCAGCAGAGCGGCCTGACGTCCCTCTTCTTCCAGGTCGGTGCCCGTCGTCCCAGCTGGCGCGTCTACAAGTTCAGCCTGGAAGCCTGCGCCCTGCACGAGGCCGACCTCGACAGCCAGCGGGGAGAGTCGCACCAATTGCAGGACATGCTGCTGCGCGAGCGCCTCGGCCAGATAGGCTACGTCGGCCTGCTGCAGGAGATAGGGCTGGACCACCAGCGCAGCGAGTTCCACTACGACAGCCAGCAGCCCAACGCTAACGCCTTGCAACGCTTCGGCCACGACACCCAGGCGCCCCCCTTCGAGATAGAGACGCTGCACTATGTGCAACTGCGCAAGGAGGCCCGCTACGTACACAAGACGGCGATAGTGCTCAGGTACCAGGACCGCGCCTGGATCGGCTGGACCCGTGACATCTCGGCCCATGGCATGCAGATCGAGCTGGAGGAGGCATTCGAGGGAGAGAAGGGGGAGACTGTCACTGTCGCCCTGCCCAGGCTGCAGGAGCTTGCCAAGACCATGGACTTGCAGCGCCTGCCCTACCGGCTGGTCAGCCTCAATCTGAGCCGTACCGTGCTGCACCTTTGTATCGAAGGCACGGCGGAGCGCCACATCGGCCATCAGTTCTTCAGCCTGCTGATCGAGAGCAACCAGAACAAGCTCAAGGCCACCCGGGAGCACAAGCGCTACCGCGGCATGGCACGGGCGCTGCGCAACCTCTATACCCACCACCTGTTCAACTCGCCGGTCTATGTCAACAAGCTCAAGGCAGCCGCAAGACCTTCCGCCGTGGGCATGGCCCCCCGACCGCGCAGCCTCTCCCGCCTATTGCAGGCCTGCGCCGGGCAGGAGAAGCAGTTGAACCTCTATCCCCTGTTCCAGGGGGCCCTGCTCAAGACAGTGCTGCTCGACCCATTGCGCACCCTGGCGCGGGAAGACAAGCCGGAGGAGGAGGAGGTCTACATCGCCAGCCTGCACTCCCAGGGCGGGGCTCCCCTGTTTCGCAGCCACCTGGCCAGCAGTTTTTCCTCGCCGGAGGCGAAGCGCCGCTTCATCGAGCTGGCCCTGCAGCAGGGGGAGTTCTATTCGGTGCTGGTCGGCATCTCCCGCACCGGTCGCCCCGATACCAGCTTCATCGCGGGCGAGCTGGACTACATCGCCAAGTTCGCCATTCACAAGGCCAAGCAGCTGGAAGAGGAGCTGTGGAGCGTGGTGGGAGTCGGTGAACTGACCGATACCACAGAGGCCACCCTGTTCCGGCTCGGCATCAAGCCCCCGGCGAAGTAG
- a CDS encoding DUF3300 domain-containing protein — MKQPLFRRSALAAVIALCTVLAACKEEPPPVTQSVQPSAASSTASAAVAPQGQPQPVNTQASKYTPEALETLLAPVALYPDSVLAQVLASATNPQEVLDAGNWLVAHPNLKGKELTAAIAPLGFTPPTMSLMHFPTVMDMMCLKMEWTTELGSAFLADEPGVLAAVQRLRQQAMEVGNLKDSEQMKVVRDEQNNQQIVTIAPANPDVVYVPQYDPSAVYSPPAAGPAPAPVTTATTTTTAPATTTTTVVEHDDDDEYDRGDMVLTGLLAFGAGMLVNEVFNDDDEGDYYYPRWGSGYPSGYAPYRYNPNYGNGFRPTNGYNRPVNYQRGSNNNIYINARGDDYFNKFERGPNNYLRQADSPITAARPQRSELATLEQRSRNNEAAGGRRDGAPKGTYAGANRQPKGEYTGAPRAVNEANREARAAAPKGSYAGANRQPKNDNAKATRDTRQANVAQRTPRQGDYAGDRVKRQQVTPQTAGARDRGYAQPRATHSKNAAQTATRRAPVASASTSRSAFQGVHNTGRTERAASQRGRESMANRAHTGRTTQPRRSTR, encoded by the coding sequence ATGAAGCAACCCCTATTTCGCCGTAGCGCGTTGGCGGCCGTGATCGCCCTCTGCACGGTATTGGCTGCATGCAAAGAGGAGCCCCCTCCCGTCACGCAAAGTGTCCAGCCCAGCGCGGCCTCCAGCACAGCCAGCGCTGCGGTCGCACCGCAAGGGCAGCCTCAGCCTGTTAACACGCAAGCATCGAAATATACCCCAGAGGCGCTCGAGACCCTGCTTGCGCCCGTAGCCCTTTATCCTGATTCGGTATTGGCTCAGGTGCTGGCCAGTGCCACCAATCCGCAAGAGGTACTCGATGCCGGCAACTGGCTGGTCGCCCACCCCAATCTCAAGGGGAAAGAGCTGACCGCCGCCATTGCGCCGCTGGGCTTTACGCCGCCCACCATGTCGCTGATGCACTTTCCGACCGTGATGGACATGATGTGCTTGAAGATGGAGTGGACGACCGAGCTGGGCAGTGCCTTCCTGGCCGATGAACCGGGCGTGCTGGCAGCCGTTCAGCGGCTGCGTCAACAGGCGATGGAGGTGGGCAACCTGAAAGACTCGGAACAGATGAAAGTGGTCAGGGATGAACAGAACAATCAGCAGATCGTCACCATTGCGCCTGCCAACCCTGACGTCGTTTATGTCCCGCAATACGACCCGAGCGCCGTCTATAGCCCACCGGCTGCCGGACCAGCCCCAGCACCGGTGACCACAGCAACCACGACAACGACCGCGCCTGCAACAACGACCACGACAGTGGTGGAACATGACGATGATGATGAATACGACCGCGGCGATATGGTCTTGACGGGCTTGCTCGCCTTTGGTGCGGGCATGCTGGTCAACGAGGTCTTCAACGACGACGATGAGGGCGATTATTATTACCCTCGGTGGGGATCAGGTTATCCCAGCGGTTACGCTCCCTATCGTTACAACCCCAACTATGGCAATGGTTTCCGTCCCACCAATGGCTACAACCGTCCGGTCAACTATCAGCGGGGCTCCAACAACAATATTTATATCAATGCCAGGGGGGACGACTACTTCAACAAGTTCGAGCGCGGCCCCAATAACTACCTGCGCCAGGCCGACAGCCCCATCACGGCGGCGCGCCCCCAGCGCTCTGAGCTCGCTACCCTGGAACAACGCTCGCGCAATAACGAGGCTGCGGGGGGCCGACGAGATGGCGCACCTAAGGGGACCTATGCGGGGGCCAATCGCCAGCCTAAAGGCGAATACACCGGCGCCCCGCGCGCTGTCAATGAGGCGAACAGGGAGGCTCGCGCAGCAGCGCCGAAGGGGAGCTATGCGGGAGCCAACCGCCAACCCAAAAACGACAATGCCAAGGCGACACGCGACACCAGACAGGCGAATGTGGCCCAGCGCACGCCGCGCCAGGGCGACTACGCGGGAGACAGGGTCAAGCGGCAGCAAGTCACGCCACAGACCGCTGGAGCGCGTGATCGCGGCTATGCCCAACCACGCGCCACTCACAGCAAGAACGCGGCACAGACGGCAACCCGCAGAGCACCTGTGGCCTCGGCCTCAACCTCAAGGAGTGCCTTCCAAGGGGTACATAATACGGGCAGAACCGAGCGCGCCGCCAGCCAACGTGGCCGCGAAAGTATGGCTAATAGAGCGCATACCGGGCGCACCACTCAACCCAGACGGAGTACGCGATAA
- the zur gene encoding zinc uptake transcriptional repressor Zur, translating into MNQDLLLQRAERLCDQRGIRFTPTRRQVFRLLAAHGNAISAYDLLAQLQQTEAHAKPPTVYRALDFLLEQGFAHKVESLNAFIFCCHFDHAHPMQLLICDRCKEVVELHDPAIDSAFSEQAHQHGFTITNKTIEAHGQCARCSDTLGSEDEG; encoded by the coding sequence ATGAATCAAGACCTACTTCTACAACGAGCGGAACGTCTCTGCGACCAGCGGGGGATCCGTTTCACCCCGACCCGGCGCCAGGTGTTCCGGCTGCTTGCCGCCCATGGCAATGCCATCAGCGCCTATGATCTGCTGGCCCAGTTGCAGCAGACCGAGGCCCATGCCAAGCCCCCCACCGTCTACCGGGCGCTCGACTTTCTGCTCGAGCAGGGGTTCGCCCACAAGGTGGAGTCGCTCAACGCCTTCATTTTCTGCTGCCACTTTGACCATGCCCATCCCATGCAGCTGCTGATCTGCGATCGCTGCAAGGAGGTGGTGGAGCTGCACGATCCGGCCATCGACAGCGCCTTTTCCGAGCAGGCTCACCAGCATGGTTTTACTATTACCAACAAGACCATAGAGGCCCATGGTCAATGTGCTCGTTGCTCTGACACCCTAGGAAGTGAAGATGAAGGCTGA
- the serB gene encoding phosphoserine phosphatase SerB — protein MLLSQFPRSPHDWSQALCGAPCWQLSPEALLPAASAHDGAWLVLFGKALGARHLTKLATLLADHRVEASLYPVGEQAGVPLLLLGASRFCPELVLALKGQEWDIDACHLATLPTLGAPGLLVMDMDSTAIQIECIDEIARLAGVGEQVAAVTAAAMQGKLEFADSLRNRVALLKGAPVAILDEVAAAMPWMPGLQLMVDTLKQAGWTVAIASGGFTRFAGELQQALGLDAIFANELAVEGGVLTGQVSGPIVDAAAKAEALLQLAREHGIPAAQTVAVGDGANDLKMMGVAGLGIAIHAKPLVRAQAAATLNHHDLEGVLCLLGALACRDRRWS, from the coding sequence ATGTTGTTGTCCCAATTTCCCCGCTCCCCGCACGACTGGTCCCAGGCTCTGTGCGGTGCTCCCTGCTGGCAGCTCTCCCCCGAAGCCCTGCTGCCCGCGGCCAGTGCCCATGACGGCGCCTGGCTGGTGCTGTTTGGCAAGGCGCTAGGTGCCCGCCACCTGACAAAATTGGCGACGCTGCTGGCAGACCACAGGGTCGAGGCCAGCCTCTATCCCGTGGGGGAGCAGGCCGGTGTGCCCCTGCTGCTGCTCGGTGCGAGCCGCTTCTGCCCCGAGCTGGTACTGGCACTCAAGGGGCAGGAGTGGGACATAGATGCCTGCCATCTCGCCACCTTGCCCACCCTGGGGGCACCCGGGCTGCTGGTGATGGACATGGACTCCACAGCCATCCAGATCGAGTGCATCGACGAGATCGCCCGTCTGGCGGGTGTGGGTGAGCAGGTGGCGGCCGTGACGGCGGCGGCCATGCAGGGCAAGCTGGAGTTTGCCGACAGCCTGCGCAACCGGGTCGCCCTGCTGAAGGGGGCCCCTGTCGCCATCCTCGATGAGGTGGCGGCCGCCATGCCCTGGATGCCCGGCTTGCAGCTGATGGTCGACACCCTCAAGCAGGCGGGCTGGACAGTGGCGATCGCCTCCGGCGGCTTTACCCGTTTCGCTGGCGAACTGCAGCAGGCGCTGGGGCTGGACGCCATCTTCGCCAACGAGCTGGCGGTGGAAGGGGGCGTGCTGACCGGCCAGGTGAGCGGTCCCATAGTGGATGCCGCCGCCAAGGCCGAGGCGCTGCTGCAACTGGCCCGGGAGCATGGGATCCCCGCCGCCCAGACGGTGGCGGTTGGCGATGGCGCCAACGATCTCAAGATGATGGGGGTGGCAGGGCTCGGCATCGCCATTCACGCCAAACCCCTGGTGCGGGCCCAGGCGGCCGCCACCCTCAATCACCATGATCTGGAAGGGGTGCTTTGCCTGCTCGGCGCGCTCGCCTGCCGCGACAGGCGCTGGAGTTGA
- a CDS encoding Rsd/AlgQ family anti-sigma factor, which produces MLTELEQTKRALAGKHRAIDDWLDARQALLVEYMRLAGLMPTKSKQRSLPGHVELQRFCEQLVDYVSAGHFEIYNHVVTAFEQASGDKLELAKRIYPHIRACTEFALEFNDKYSNADEAQLLQLDEDLNQLGPVLEDRFKQEDRLVKALQVVESLSRQRV; this is translated from the coding sequence ATGTTAACTGAACTGGAACAAACCAAGCGCGCGTTGGCAGGCAAACACAGGGCAATCGATGACTGGCTGGATGCCAGGCAGGCATTGCTGGTCGAGTACATGCGGCTGGCCGGGCTCATGCCCACCAAGTCCAAGCAACGCTCCCTTCCCGGTCATGTCGAACTGCAACGCTTCTGCGAACAGCTGGTCGACTACGTCAGCGCCGGTCATTTCGAGATCTACAACCACGTGGTCACCGCCTTCGAGCAAGCCAGCGGTGACAAGCTGGAGCTGGCCAAACGCATCTATCCCCATATCCGTGCCTGCACCGAGTTTGCCCTGGAGTTCAACGACAAATACAGCAATGCCGACGAGGCCCAGCTGTTGCAGCTCGATGAGGATCTGAATCAGCTGGGTCCTGTGCTGGAGGACAGATTCAAGCAGGAGGACAGGCTGGTCAAGGCGCTTCAGGTTGTCGAATCCCTCAGTCGCCAGCGGGTCTGA
- the radA gene encoding DNA repair protein RadA, with protein MAKNKTAYVCSECGADFTRWQGQCSECKEWNTITEVRLGVTTPGKSARYTGYAGAVGSQVQTLAEVATTEIPRFSSGFKELDRVLGGGVVPGSAILIGGNPGAGKSTLLLQTMCGLAQRMKTLYVTGEESLQQVAMRAGRLGLPTDKLRMLSETSVEQICIIAQQEQPQIMVIDSIQVMHVADVQSSPGSVSQVRESAALLTRYAKQNHVAIFMVGHVTKDGTLAGPKVLEHCVDCSVLLDGAHDSRFRTLRSHKNRFGAVNELGVFAMTGQGMKEVSNPSAIFLSRGEEQAPGSIVMVIWEGTRPLLVELQALVDYSQVSNPRRVAVGMDHNRLAMLLAVLHRHGGLQMADQDVFINVVGGVKVEETSADLALLLAMVSSFRDQPLPKDLVVFGEVGLSGEIRPVPSGQERLQEAAKHGFRRAIVPHANAPKHPIEGMEVVPVKKLSDALEAL; from the coding sequence ATGGCCAAAAACAAAACCGCCTATGTTTGTTCCGAATGTGGCGCCGACTTCACCCGCTGGCAAGGTCAGTGCAGCGAGTGCAAGGAGTGGAACACCATCACCGAGGTCCGACTGGGTGTCACTACCCCCGGCAAGAGTGCCCGCTACACCGGTTATGCCGGCGCCGTCGGCAGCCAGGTGCAGACCCTGGCCGAAGTCGCGACCACCGAGATCCCTCGTTTCAGTTCGGGCTTCAAGGAGCTGGATCGGGTGCTCGGCGGCGGTGTGGTGCCGGGTTCGGCCATCCTCATCGGCGGCAACCCGGGGGCGGGCAAATCGACCCTGCTGCTGCAGACCATGTGCGGCCTGGCGCAGCGGATGAAGACCCTCTATGTGACCGGGGAGGAGTCCCTGCAACAGGTGGCGATGCGGGCCGGCCGGCTGGGCTTGCCCACCGACAAGCTGCGCATGCTGTCGGAAACCAGCGTGGAGCAGATCTGCATCATCGCCCAGCAGGAGCAGCCGCAGATCATGGTCATCGACTCCATCCAGGTGATGCATGTGGCGGATGTGCAGTCATCCCCCGGCTCTGTCTCCCAGGTGCGCGAGTCTGCGGCTCTGCTCACCCGCTATGCCAAGCAGAATCATGTCGCCATCTTCATGGTGGGCCATGTCACCAAGGACGGCACCCTGGCCGGTCCCAAGGTGCTGGAGCACTGCGTCGACTGCTCGGTGCTGCTGGATGGTGCCCACGACTCGCGCTTTCGCACCCTGCGCTCCCACAAGAACCGCTTCGGTGCGGTCAACGAGCTTGGCGTCTTCGCCATGACGGGGCAGGGGATGAAGGAGGTGAGCAACCCCTCCGCCATCTTCCTGAGCCGCGGCGAGGAGCAGGCACCCGGCTCTATCGTCATGGTGATCTGGGAGGGGACGCGCCCCCTGCTGGTGGAGTTGCAGGCGCTGGTGGATTACTCCCAGGTCTCAAACCCGCGCCGGGTGGCAGTGGGCATGGATCACAACCGTCTCGCCATGCTGCTGGCGGTGCTGCACCGTCATGGCGGCCTGCAGATGGCGGATCAGGACGTCTTCATCAACGTGGTCGGCGGGGTCAAGGTCGAGGAGACCAGTGCGGATCTGGCGCTGCTGCTGGCCATGGTCTCCAGCTTCCGGGATCAGCCCCTGCCCAAGGATCTGGTGGTGTTCGGCGAGGTGGGGCTGTCTGGGGAGATCCGGCCCGTGCCCTCCGGCCAGGAGCGGTTGCAGGAGGCGGCCAAGCACGGTTTCCGCCGCGCCATAGTGCCTCATGCCAACGCGCCCAAGCACCCCATCGAGGGGATGGAAGTGGTGCCGGTGAAGAAGCTGTCCGATGCCCTCGAGGCCTTGTAA
- a CDS encoding PilZ domain-containing protein has translation MAERRHFTRIFYLTAAKLTQGVRQWRTQLVDVSLQGALLLRPEDWVGSDDKEYEICFMLGGSDIEIKMQVELTHEASKKLGFYCHHIDIDSATHLKRMMELNIGEEQLLYRELEQLLQEHREHNPPS, from the coding sequence ATGGCCGAGCGCCGCCACTTTACCCGAATCTTCTATTTGACCGCCGCCAAACTGACCCAGGGGGTGCGCCAGTGGCGTACCCAGCTGGTGGATGTCTCCCTGCAGGGTGCCCTGCTGCTCAGGCCCGAGGATTGGGTCGGCAGCGACGACAAGGAGTACGAGATCTGCTTCATGCTGGGCGGCAGTGACATCGAGATCAAGATGCAGGTCGAACTGACCCACGAGGCCAGCAAGAAGCTGGGTTTCTACTGCCACCACATCGACATCGACAGCGCCACTCATCTCAAGCGGATGATGGAACTGAACATAGGTGAAGAGCAGCTCCTGTATCGCGAGCTGGAGCAGCTGCTGCAAGAACACAGGGAACACAATCCCCCCTCCTGA
- the dusA gene encoding tRNA dihydrouridine(20/20a) synthase DusA: MQAQRFSIAPMLDWTDRHCRYFHRLMTRQTLLYTEMVTTGAIIHGKGDYLGYSEQEHPLALQLGGSNPADLARCARLAEERGYDEINLNVGCPSDRVQNGRFGACLMGEPALVADCVKAMRDVVSIPVTVKTRIGIDDQDSYEFLQAFIEQVRDAGCETFIVHARKAWLSGLSPRENREIPPLDYPRVYRVKKDYPELTIALNGGVNSLEQTLEHLQQVDGVMMGREAYQNPYILAEVDNRVFGQGGELPSRHEVVRMMLPYMEQELAKGNYLSHMTRHMLGLFQNMQGARAWRRHLSENACKPGAGIQVVLDAMAKVPEFAPTGSVE; the protein is encoded by the coding sequence ATGCAGGCGCAGCGCTTCTCCATCGCCCCCATGCTGGACTGGACCGATCGGCATTGCCGTTATTTCCACCGTCTGATGACCCGCCAGACACTGCTCTATACCGAGATGGTGACCACGGGTGCCATCATCCATGGCAAAGGGGATTATCTGGGTTACAGCGAGCAGGAACATCCCCTCGCCCTGCAGCTGGGTGGCAGCAACCCGGCGGACCTGGCCCGTTGTGCCAGGCTGGCCGAGGAGCGCGGCTATGACGAGATCAACCTCAACGTGGGTTGCCCGTCGGATCGCGTCCAGAACGGCCGATTCGGCGCCTGTCTGATGGGGGAGCCCGCCCTGGTGGCCGACTGCGTCAAGGCGATGCGCGATGTGGTGAGCATTCCGGTGACAGTGAAGACCCGTATCGGCATCGATGATCAAGACTCCTATGAATTCTTGCAGGCCTTCATCGAGCAGGTGCGCGACGCCGGCTGCGAGACCTTCATCGTCCACGCCCGCAAGGCCTGGCTGAGCGGCCTGAGCCCGAGGGAGAACCGCGAGATCCCGCCGCTCGATTACCCGCGCGTCTATAGGGTCAAGAAAGACTATCCCGAGCTGACCATAGCCCTCAACGGCGGGGTCAACTCCCTCGAGCAGACCCTGGAGCACCTGCAGCAGGTGGACGGCGTCATGATGGGCCGCGAGGCGTACCAGAACCCCTACATCCTGGCCGAGGTCGACAACCGGGTATTCGGCCAGGGTGGCGAGCTGCCGAGCCGCCACGAGGTGGTGCGCATGATGCTGCCCTACATGGAGCAGGAGCTGGCCAAGGGCAACTACCTCTCCCACATGACCCGTCACATGCTGGGCCTGTTCCAGAACATGCAGGGGGCCCGCGCCTGGCGCCGCCACCTGAGCGAGAACGCCTGCAAACCCGGGGCCGGCATCCAGGTGGTGCTGGATGCCATGGCCAAGGTGCCCGAATTCGCCCCGACCGGATCGGTGGAGTAA